From one Deltaproteobacteria bacterium genomic stretch:
- the folP gene encoding dihydropteroate synthase: MSLASVEPTPIRVRGRSFVWGSRTFLMGIINVTPDSFSDGGEVASPEDAAKRAFLLEKEGADIIDIGGESTRPFSEPVPESEEIARVIPAIRMIRQGSNIPISIDTQKSGVADAALAAGADIINDVSAMRFDPGMVEVAARRGAPVIIMHMLGTPQDMQISPSYGDVVSEVAGFLAERARWAEAQGIPKDHIILDPGIGFGKRLEDNLVLIDHIGMIRELGYPVLVGPSRKAFLGVLTGIKNPRERDIPTVGAACAAAIRGADLVRVHDVSTVRPALLVADAVSRGPRHG; encoded by the coding sequence CGTAGCTTTGTGTGGGGTTCCCGGACCTTTCTCATGGGGATCATCAACGTTACACCGGACTCCTTTTCAGACGGCGGCGAGGTGGCTTCTCCCGAGGACGCGGCAAAACGGGCCTTTTTACTTGAGAAAGAAGGGGCAGACATCATCGACATCGGAGGGGAATCAACCCGCCCCTTTTCCGAGCCCGTGCCCGAATCTGAGGAGATAGCTCGGGTCATCCCTGCCATTCGTATGATACGGCAGGGATCGAACATTCCCATCAGCATCGACACACAAAAGTCTGGTGTGGCTGATGCGGCCCTTGCTGCAGGCGCTGACATCATAAACGACGTGAGCGCCATGAGGTTCGATCCAGGTATGGTAGAGGTCGCCGCGCGCCGTGGTGCCCCGGTCATTATCATGCACATGTTGGGGACCCCGCAGGACATGCAGATCTCCCCCAGTTACGGCGACGTCGTTTCCGAGGTCGCGGGGTTCCTCGCCGAGAGGGCCCGATGGGCCGAGGCGCAAGGGATTCCGAAAGATCACATAATCCTCGATCCTGGAATAGGTTTTGGAAAGCGCCTTGAAGACAATCTCGTCCTCATCGATCACATCGGGATGATACGTGAGCTGGGATATCCTGTCCTCGTGGGGCCATCCAGAAAGGCATTCCTCGGCGTGCTCACGGGTATTAAAAACCCCAGAGAAAGGGATATCCCCACTGTAGGGGCGGCATGTGCCGCAGCCATCCGGGGGGCTGACCTGGTCCGGGTCCATGATGTAAGCACCGTGAGGCCCGCCCTTCTGGTGGCAGATGCCGTCTCCCGTGGTCCCCGCCATGGATGA
- the cdaA gene encoding diadenylate cyclase CdaA — MDDWIIRLPILRWQDALDILVVGYLIYRVILLIRGTRAVQMLAGLAVLTVVFFAAKTFELYTLHWLLGTVLSSLFILIVIVFQDDIRRALAQMGQSPFLKGRVKTFHALEEVAKAASALAEDKTGAIIVLERDIGLTNYVETAVPLDAQVTRDLLCTIFYKGTPLHDGAVVIQKGRLAAAGCVLPLSTNPELSRRLGTRHRAGIGVTEESDAVSVMVSEETGGISVAIGGKITRDIDTGTLRRILHNAFSLEEVQTPWWKRRIL, encoded by the coding sequence ATGGATGACTGGATCATCCGACTCCCCATTCTCCGATGGCAGGACGCCCTTGACATCCTTGTCGTCGGGTACCTGATCTACCGGGTGATCCTCCTCATTCGAGGAACCAGGGCCGTGCAGATGCTCGCGGGGCTCGCGGTCCTGACGGTTGTCTTTTTTGCAGCCAAGACCTTTGAGCTCTACACCCTCCACTGGCTTCTCGGCACCGTACTTAGCTCCCTCTTCATCCTGATCGTCATCGTCTTTCAGGACGACATCCGCCGGGCCTTGGCCCAGATGGGGCAGAGTCCGTTTCTCAAGGGACGGGTCAAGACCTTCCATGCCCTTGAGGAGGTGGCGAAGGCCGCTTCCGCCCTGGCAGAAGACAAAACAGGTGCCATTATCGTTCTTGAGAGGGATATCGGTCTGACGAATTACGTGGAAACGGCGGTTCCCCTGGATGCCCAGGTGACCCGTGATCTCCTCTGTACCATCTTCTACAAGGGGACCCCGCTCCATGACGGTGCGGTGGTGATACAGAAGGGTCGCCTTGCGGCCGCCGGCTGCGTCCTCCCGCTGAGCACCAACCCAGAACTCAGCAGGCGCCTTGGAACGCGACACCGCGCAGGCATCGGCGTCACCGAGGAATCTGATGCCGTCTCCGTCATGGTCTCCGAGGAGACAGGGGGGATCTCCGTGGCGATCGGAGGCAAGATCACCCGGGACATCGATACAGGGACCCTCCGAAGGATACTCCACAACGCCTTTTCCTTGGAGGAGGTCCAGACCCCATGGTGGAAGAGGAGGATCCTGTAG